The following is a genomic window from Elusimicrobiota bacterium.
TCGGCGGCGCGGGTGTTGGTTTGCATAAACGAATCGGGACTAATCTTGAAACGAAGCGCCCCCACAGACTCGGTTATCATTCCCTCCCCCCAAAATATTTGCTGGTGATTTCCGCGCGCCACGTCCGAAAGGCCATCGTTTCGTGTCCATAGAAAGGTGGTAATGGGAATTCCTGAATTTTTTAAATCCTCAGCCAATGCGTCCACCTGTTCGGTCGCGGATTTCGCAAACAAATTGACCATGCGCTCTTTCGATGATTTCGCTTCACGAATCACCAAATGGCGTAAATTTCCTTGTCCATTTTTTCTGACGTAGACCGAAATTTTGTGTTTGGTGGCCCAGGTCTCGACCAACGAACAAATTTCTTGGGCTTCCGGAGATAACAACAAGCACTGAGGGGTGGGAGTCACCAACGCAAAACGTCCTTTGGGGTGGAGGCCCAAATGAACCCCAGGTTGAGGGGAAGGACGTCCCAAAATTTCGAGGTCCTTTTCATTGCCGAAAGAAAATTCCATTTTGTTCCGGTAATAGAAAATGTCAGGGGAAGGCAGAATGGAGCAAAAATCTTTAACCGGGATCTCTTTGAGATGGGACCGCACCACGGCTTCCTTGCCACTCAACTGATCCGCGTAAGGGACGTTCTGTTGTGAACACCCCCCGCACAATCCGAAATGAGCGCACAATTCCGGCATCTATTCAACCCCGCGCTTTATCGTCCGGTGAGGGGAGTCAATTTTTCTCTGAGTTTTTGAGGAACACGAACGGGCTTCCATTGACTGTTGACGAACGGATGGCGGGTGAAACCCTCGGCAATTTTTCGTCCGGTCTCCGCGTCAAAAATCTCATAGGAAAATTTAATGGAGGCCCCGCCCAATTCGCCAATGCGGGTGGTGACGCGAATCAAATCATCATATTTGGCCGGATGTAGATAGCGGCAAGACGCTTCGGAAACGGGCAAAAAAACCTTTTCAACTTCTTCCAAATCCCTGTAACGAAGACCTATTTCTCTGAGAAGTTCGGTTCGCCCCCGTTCGAAAAGCGTGAGATAGTTGGCGTAATACACAACACCCATGCGATCGGTGTCGGCGTAGGAAATTCGAAATTCAAATTGGTGCATTAACTTTCAGGAGGGGAAATTTTTTCGAAAGCTGCTTCAAGGGCCCGTCTTAATCGTTTACGCTTAAAGGTGTCATGGGCTTGATCAATCCATTCAGAAGGAACTTTGACCTGTATGGTTTTCCCTTGAGAGGAAAGTTGCACGCTGTAACCGCTCGAATAAAAATCATATTTCAAGACTTGTGGTTGACTGGCTGCAAACTCTTCGCTTCCTTCTTGTACCAAACTTTCCAACAACTCCTGAACGCCTGGAATGTTGGGATGGTTTGACTCCATCTTTACTTCCAAAAAACCTCTGCCAATTTGAGCCATTCAGGGGTGACCACTTTTAGTATTCCCGTGGCTTCTTTGAGAGGAACAGCCACCACCTCGGTGCCGCGAAGGGCGGTCATCTTACCGAAGTCTCCTTTCGCGATGAGATCAGAGGCCGCGGCTCCCACGCGAAGTCCCAAGATGCGGTCAAACAAAGTGGGGGATCCCCCTCTTTGAATGTGTCCAATAACGGCGGAACGGGTTTCAATTTTTGTTTTTTCTTCAATCAGTTTGGCCAAATCTTCGCCCACACCACGTTCTTTAAGCAACATATGCCCAAATTCATCTTTTTCTTCTTTTTGATTTTTATATTGAGGAAGCTCGGTTCCCTCCGAGGCAACCACCAAGGCCACGCCTTTTCTCGCATGGACTTTTTTGAGATGTTCCACCATTTTCTCGATGGCAGGCTCTTCCTCTGGAAGCAAAATCCAATCGGCTGCCGCCGCGATGCCGGTATAAAGCGCCACCCAACCCGCGTGCCGCCCCATGACTTCAAGGACCATGATTCTGGAATGGCTGGCTCCGGTGTCTTTGAGTCTCTCAGCGGCATCCACCGCAATAGAAGTGGCGGTGTCAAAGCCAAACGTAAAATCTGTGGAGGACAAATCATTGTCCATCGTTTTGGGGACCCCCACCACATTGACCTTGTGTTCACTGTGCAAACGGGTGGCCACTCCCAAAGTATCTTCGCCTCCCATGGCGATAAGCGCGTCCAGCTTGAGTTTTTTAAAGTTGTCCAAACATTTCTGAACCGCCCCTTCACGTTTGAAGGGATTGGTTCGGGATGTTTTAAGGATGGTCCCGCCCAACTTCGCGATATCTTGAACGTCTTCCAGTTTCAGCGGACGGGAATTTCCCTCCACCAATCCTTTCCAACCTTCAAGGAGTCCGACAAAGTTAAAACCATGGTCAAGCCCCCGCATCACCGCTCCGCGAATGGCGGGGTTAAGGCCAGGGCAATCTCCGCCCCCTGTGAGGATTCCAATTGTCTTTGACATATTAAGCGATGGTGACCTTGGGTGATAGGTACACGTCTTGAATCATATTCAACAATTTGACGCCCTCTTTCATGGGGCGTTGGAAGGCTTTGCGGCCGGAAATGAGTCCCATGCCTCCCGCGCGTTTGTTGATGACCGCAGTTTTGACGGCTTCGGCAAAGTCGTTGTCGCCCGAAGCGCCACCCGAATTGATGAGCCCCGCTCGGCCCATGTAACAATTGGCGATTTGATAACGAGTCAAATCAATGGGATTGTCACTTGAAAGTTCTGAGTAAACCTTCTTGTGGGTTTTTCCGAAATTGAGCGCTGTGTAACCGCCGTTATTCTCAGGCAGTTTTTGCTTAATGATGTCGGCTTCAATGGTCACACCCAAGTGATTGGCCTGCCCCGTCAAGTCAGCGGAGACATGGTAATCTTTTTCTTTGGTTTTGAAAGCATTGTTGCGGGTATAACACCAGAGAATGGTTCCAAGCCCAAGCGAATGCGCTTTTTGAAAAGCTTGGCTCACTTCCCAAATTTGCCGGCGAGATTCCGCCGACCCAAAGTAAACCGTGGCTCCAATGGCCACCGCTCCCATGTCATAGGCCTGTCTGACACTGCCATACATGGTTTGGTCATAGGTGTTGGGATAAGAAAGAATTTCATTGTGATTAATCTTGAGAATAAACGGAATTTTGTGAGCATATTTTCTTGAGAGCGCCCCCAAGACTCCGAGCGTAGAAGCCACCGCATTGGCGCCGCCTTCGATGGCCAGCTTGACGATATTTTCAGGATCGAAATAGATCGGATTGGGGGCAAATGAAGCACCTGCTGAATGTTCAATGCCTTGATCAACAGGCAAAATGGATAGATATCCGGTTCCCTTTAAACGCCCATTGTCGAACAAGGCTTGTAAACTTTTCAGAACGGGTGTGGGCCGATCGGACAAGGCGTAAATCCGGTCCACATAGTCAGGACCCGGCAAATGGATGGTTTCTTTTGGAATGGTGGTGCATTTGTGCTCTAACAACGCTTTGGATTCTTGACCCAAATGCGCTTCGATATCTAACGACATGATGTTCTCCTAGGATTTTTTCTTCTTATTTTGGCGGGAGGAAGCAGATTTGCTTTCGTGCCAGGCGCCTATCTTACGAAATTTTTCAAAACGATTTTCGAGAAGTTTTTCTACGCTGAGCCCCTGCAGCTTCTTAAGGGATCGAACAATGGATTCTTTTAAGTTGGCCGCCACCTTGTCTGGGTCGTTATGTGCCCCGCCTTCTGGTTCGCGAACAATTTCATCAATAATGTTTTGCTTCTTTAAATCTTCAGCGGTCAATTTCAGGGATTGCGCGGCCAATTCCGCTTTGGATGCGTCGTGAAATAAAATAGCCGCGCAACCTTCAGGAGAAATAACAGAATACCAGGCATTTTCAAGCATTAAAATGGTGTCACCCACCGCAATCGCCAGCGCCCCCCCCGATCCACCCTCACCGATGACCGTCACAACAATGGGCACGCGAAGAAGCGCCATTTCACGCAAATTGCGAGCAATCGCTTCAGCTTGACCGCGCTCTTCTGCGCCAATACCGGGGTAAGCCCCCGACGTGTCCACAAAAGCCAAAACGGGCAACTTGAATTGTTCCGCCAATTTCATCAGCCGAAGAGCTTTGCGGTATCCTTCTGGATGCGGCATCCCAAAATTTTGTTCCAACGACTCTTGCAGAGACCGCCCTTTCTTGTGGCCAATCACAACAACCGGAACTCCGTCTAAAAGGGCCAAACCGCCCATAAGCGCGGCATCATCAGAAAAGGCGCGGTCGCCGTGCAACTCCATAAAATCATCAAAGATACGCGCCACGTAATCACCAAAATACGGTCGTTTGGGATGACGCGCAATCTGCACGCGTTGCCACGCTGTTAACGAAGCGGTCGATTCAGGTTTTTCGATTTCCATTAAGGGTCCCATTGTCTAAAATTTTTTTGAAAAACCAACTCCTTAAAATGTGCCGGTGTAACCCAAACGAACCACCCGCTCGGTCTCTCGGTTTTCCGATCCAGAAAATTCGGGAACGTTTCGACCCAACAAATCAACCGTAAACAAGGGCGTAATATAAAGTTTGGCTCCGTAATTAATTCTTCTCTCTTTGTAGTAATCAAAATTATCGTATTCAACGAGCAGGGCCACCAGCCGTTCATAGGTATAAGTGAGCCCCGTAAATCCACGAACCGCGTTATTTTCATCAAAATCGAAAATATCAACTCCCACCGTCCATTGGAGCTCGGGCACAAAGGGTTTCCATCCGGCCACGAGATAGAGACCCTTTTCACGTTGATCATATTCATCTGTCGTTTTGTTGTAATGATAACCTTGGCCATCAAAACCCAACGCCAAGGCCGGCAAAAAACCTTTGCCGTCAAAAGGCCTAAATTTGATGTTGATGGAGGGTTTATTCATCCGTGAATTTTCTGTTCCAATCACTTGTTCCGCATCCAATCCAAATCCAATGTTCAATCGTGGAAAAACACCGAACAATGTTTTGTTCTGAATCCCCCCTTCTTTTCCAAACCGAAACGATGTGTGATATCCATAATGATCGGTTACCTCAGCTGTCGGCGTATCGATAATCTCAATATTGGAACTTCCACTGGCTTTAACGGCTTCACGCGCAGGCGCCAAGGAGGGAACAAAAAGAATCAACAAAACAAAAATTCGCCTATTTCGCATTCAACAATCCTCTGACGGTCTCCAACAGCTCAGAAACTTCAAATGGCTTTGACAAAAATGCTGAAGCTCCCGACCCTTTGATGGCCGCCTGATCTTGATCAAAATCCCTGGAAGTTAATAAAAGAATCGGCGGAGAATTGGGGTCCTGATTAATTTCGGCTGCCGCATGGTAACCATCCATGATCGGCATCATCACATCAAGCACGATCAAATCAAAACGTTTTTTTTGAGACTCCTCCAAGGCCAACTTGCCGTTTTTGACCGCTGTCACATTGTAACCAGCCGCGTCCAAACTGAATCGAACCAACTCCAAAAGCTCTTCTTCATCATCTGCCAGAAGTATGTCTGCCACCCATCCTCCTATGAACCCACCGGGGATAATTCAAGTTTTGATGGCCTTGCCATCCGTTTATCAAGACCTGGAGCGCTTCCTACCTTTTTCCCGAAAGACCAGCAATCCGCTCCCAACAATTTTTCCAAATCCGCGATAAACAGGTTGTTGGGTTTAATGCCCGCGTGGGTTTCAATCAAAACATCTCCCTCTTCTGAGGGCAAAATTAAATTCACTCGGCATAATCCTGGATACCGACCAAACAATTCTTTAAGCGCATTAAAGATACTCTCATCTTCCGTTCCATTTTTAATGGTGATATTTAACAAACGCACAAATCTCTCGCGCGCGGCGAGAAACGTGAGCACCTCCTCCGCCAGCAATTGCTTGCCTCCCGCGGAGTCGCCTTTTTCCCGGTTCTCCACTTGGCCTTTCACCACCAACATATTTCCGGGAGTTAATATCGCATTGACTTCCGGGGTGAGTCCTTTTGGAAAAATCATCACTTCAATTTCACTCTCCAAGTCTTCAAGAACAAAACGGGCCATCAAGTTGCCTTTTTTTGTGGTCATTCGGCGAACCGAAAGCACATGCCCCGCCACCCGGACCGTCCCGGATTCAGGCAGTCGTCCTATGGTTGAGGTGGTGTAGCTGGCCATTTCGTTTCGATACCGCGTTAATGGATGCCCCGACAAATAAAGCCCCAAAACTTCCTTTTCACCGGCCAATAAAACTTCTTCCGTCCATTCTGCGGTTGAATTGGTTTGAAGGGGGGCGACTTTGGTCAAAGATTTAATTTCTGACGCTCCAAAAAGTGACCCTTGCGCGAAGTCCGTGTCTTCTTTAAGTTTGGCGCTGGCCGCCAAGGCAGCGTCCACCTGTTCCAATAGACGGGGACGCGCCAACCGAGGTGGCAACGGTGAAAATCCGTCCATCGCTCCCGCTTTGATGAGAGACTCCACCACTCTCTTGTTGGCCAACCGCGAATCAATACGCGAACATAAATCCTGAAGAGACTCAAACGGATTTTCATTGCGCGCTTTAACGATCGACTCAACCGCCCCTGTCCCCGCGTTTTTGATGGCCACCAAACCAAACCGAATCTGTGATTTGGGAGCCCCTACAGAGCTCTCCACCGTGAAAGTGGCCTCTGAGATTTGAACATTGGGAGGAAGCACCTCTATCCCCATATCTTTACAATCGTTTAAATATCCCACCAATTTCGACTCCTCTTCTTTGGAGGCCATCGTGGACCGTCCAATTTCATTGGTGCACAAGGCGGCCATATATTCCACCGTGAAATTCGCTTTCAGATACGCGGTTTGATAGGAAATAAGTCCATAGGCCGACGCATGGCTTTTGTTGAACCCATAACCACCAAAGTGCACCATGAGGTCGAAAATATCATTGGCCAGTTTCTCTTTGATCTCATTTTTGGCGCAACCGTCCACAAACTTGCTTCGTTGTTTTTCCAATTCTTCCTTGATTTTTTTACCCATGGCCTTGCGCAACCCGTCCGCCTCTCCCGGTGTAAACCCCGCCAAAGCTTGGGAAATGCGCATCACTTGTTCTTGATAGACCATGATTCCATAGGTCTCTTCTAAAATGGGTTTGATCAGCGGATGATCGAACTTAATTTTCGTGGGATCGTTTTTCCGGGCCACAAATTCATCCAACATTCCCGACCCCATGGGACCGGGACGGTAAAGCGAGATAAGCGCCGTGATGTCCGCCAAATTTCCTGGTTTTAATTTCCTGAGCAAATCGCGCATTCCTGAGGATTCCAACTGAAACACGCCCGACACATCAGCCCGGCATAAAAGACCAAACGTGGCCTTGTCATCCAACGGTATATTTTCAACGTCAAAGGAGGGGTTGTGACGTTTGCGAATCAAGGTCACGGCATCGCGAATCACCGTCAGGGTGCGCAACCCCAAGAAATCGACCTTTAACAGCCCCAATTTCCCAAGGGTTTCACCGTCAAATTGAGTGGTCACAATATCCTTGTTGTTTTTAGAAAGGGGTGTGAAGGCCGTGATATCCGTCGGAGAAATCACGGTGCCCGCCGCGTGAACCCCGGTGTGTCGCTTGAGGCCTTCCAATTTCCGAGCCAAATCCAGCAGTCGCGTTACTTCGGGGTTGGTTTTATAAAGCTGTCTGAGTTCTGGAACGCTTTGCATGGCCGCATCAATGGTGATCCCCAATTCTTTCGGAATGAGACCGGAGATTTTATCGACCTCGGGCAAAGGCATGTCGAGAACACGCCCCACGTCTCGAACCACTCCGCGCGCGAGCATCGATCCAAACGTAATAATTTGAGCCACACAATTTTCACCGTACTTCTTGCGCACATACTGGATCACTTGGTCCCGGCCATCATCAGAAAAATCGATGTCCAAGTCCGGCATGGTCCGTCGATCGGGATTTAAAAATCTCTCAAAAAGAAGGCCGTTTTCAATGGGATCAATCGAAGTAATGGACAAACCATAGGCCACCAGGCTTCCGGCGCCGCTGCCTCGTCCCGGCCCCACAGGAATGCCGTTTTGCCGGGCGAAATGAATAAAGTCCCACACAATTAAAAAGTAGGGAGCAAACCCCATTTTATTGATCACACCCAATTCCATTTCGAGGCGTTGGCGGTAGGTGTCCGACACATGCCCTTTCCGCTTGCTCAAACCCTCCAGACACAACCGTTTGAGATAGGACTCGGGCGTGTCTCCCACTGGAACTTCATAACGCGGGAGAAGCAACTGGTCAAAATCGATTTTCAAATCGCATTGATCGGCGATTTGAAGGGTGGACTGAATGGATTCAGGCAAATCCTTAAAGCGTTTCAGCATATCCTCGGGAGGTTTGTAATAAAACTCCGGCGCCCCATATTTCATGCGCTTTTCATCGGTCAGCTTTTTGCCCGTTCCAATGCAAAGCACGACATCATGAGCGGCATGGTCCTCTCGACGGAAATAATGACAATCATTGGTCGCGACCAGAGGCGTTCCTGTCACTTTCCCCAACTCCACCAATTTGGGCAGGACTTCTTTTTGCATCTCGAGGCCATGATCCATAACTTCCAAATAGAAATGGGCGGGGCCAAAAATTCCTTTATATTCCTCAACCAAGGCCTTGGCGGCCTCAAAATTCCCCGAGCGAAGCGCGATGGGAATCTCGCCTTTTAAGCAACCGGAGAAACCCATGATGCCTTTGGCATGTTTCCGGAGCAACTCTTTATCCACCCGGGGCTTGTAATGAAATCCCTCCAAATAGGCTGAGGAGGACAGTTTCATCAAATTCTCATAACCTTCTCGAGTGTAAGCCAAAAGGGTGATGTGATAGGCGGCCTCTCCCATTCGTTGTTCTTTATCGAAGCGAGAAGCAGGTGCCAAATATCCTTCCATCCCAATAATCGGTTTGATCCCCACTTCCTTGCAGACCTTGTAAAACTCAATGGCGCCGAAGAGGTTGCCGTGATCGGTCAGCGCCAGAGCCGTATATCCCATCTTGGCCATGGTCTGAATAAATTCGGAGGGCTTCCCTTTGTCGTTGGTTAAGCTCGCCGCCCCGTCCAGTAAACTGTACTCGGAATGGTTGTGCAGATGGACAAAGGGAGCGGGTTTGATCGTCATAGATAGGATTTGTTGGTGGCGTTCATGGCCTTTTCAACACCCTGGCTGACCATGAGATCGAGACCGTCTTTGGCATGTGAAAACAATTTCGACAATTGGATCTGCTCCTCACGGGAAAATTTTTTGAGCACATAATCTGCCGGATCTTCTCCTGGTGGAACCGGACCCACTCCGATCCGCAAACGAGGGAACTGATCTGTTCCCAACGATTCGATAATGGACTTTAGCCCATTGTGTCCTCCGGATGATCCACCAGGCCTAAGCCGCAAAGTCCCAAAAGGAATCATGAAATCATCCACCACGACCACAATTTCATCGGGTTTCATATGATCGGCCATCATCAGCTTTTTAAGAGGGCCCCCGGATTCGTTCATAAAACAATCCAGTGAGAGCGCTGCCATACTCCCCGTCTGTTCGTGTTTCAGATAATCGACGAACTCACGCCCCACGTTGTGACGAGTCCGGCTGTATTTCGGAGTGGGATTGCCCAAACCAACAACGAGCCGAAGCAAGGTCTTACTTCTTCTTTTCTTCCTTGGAGGCCGGAGCAGCCTTGGCCGCTGGAGCGGCGGCAGGTTTGGCGGCCGCACCGCCAGCCGCAGGAGCAGCGGCTCCTTCCTCTTCTTTCTTGCCCTTCGCAATTACTTCTGGCTGAGCGCCAGCAGCAGCGGCTTCAGTTGTCGCGGCTTTTTCTTCTTCAACCTTCTGCGCCACAATATTGACGACAATGATGTCCGCGTTGGTTAAATATTCCACTCCCTTCAGGCTGGGCAAATCTTTCACCTTGATACCATGCCCCAATTCAAGCTTCGAGACATCAATATCAATAGAAACAGGAATATCTTCTGGCAAACAACGAACTCGGACTTCGCGGGTGATATGTTCCAAAATACCGCCAGAATTTTTCACCCCCGGAGCCTCACCCACCACGTGGGTGGGGATATTGAGAGAAAGTTTCTCTTTCGTGTTGATCCGTTGAAAATCGACATGAATGGGATTGTGCTTTAACACA
Proteins encoded in this region:
- the rlmCD_2 gene encoding 23S rRNA (uracil-C(5))-methyltransferase RlmCD is translated as MPELCAHFGLCGGCSQQNVPYADQLSGKEAVVRSHLKEIPVKDFCSILPSPDIFYYRNKMEFSFGNEKDLEILGRPSPQPGVHLGLHPKGRFALVTPTPQCLLLSPEAQEICSLVETWATKHKISVYVRKNGQGNLRHLVIREAKSSKERMVNLFAKSATEQVDALAEDLKNSGIPITTFLWTRNDGLSDVARGNHQQIFWGEGMITESVGALRFKISPDSFMQTNTRAAEMMLEVLREWIEIGHGQTLIDLYCGSGAIGLSLSKSFDEVIGIEINKRAVEDAWKNADLNGISNARFLEGKAEELAASLPVKDKASQTTVVVDPPRAGLHSKVIQTLLDWQAPQLFYVSCNPETLARDLKDLSTRYDILAAQPMDFFPHTDHVETAVRMKLKK
- the ybgC gene encoding Acyl-CoA thioesterase YbgC, encoding MHQFEFRISYADTDRMGVVYYANYLTLFERGRTELLREIGLRYRDLEEVEKVFLPVSEASCRYLHPAKYDDLIRVTTRIGELGGASIKFSYEIFDAETGRKIAEGFTRHPFVNSQWKPVRVPQKLREKLTPLTGR
- the pfp gene encoding Pyrophosphate--fructose 6-phosphate 1-phosphotransferase, with translation MSKTIGILTGGGDCPGLNPAIRGAVMRGLDHGFNFVGLLEGWKGLVEGNSRPLKLEDVQDIAKLGGTILKTSRTNPFKREGAVQKCLDNFKKLKLDALIAMGGEDTLGVATRLHSEHKVNVVGVPKTMDNDLSSTDFTFGFDTATSIAVDAAERLKDTGASHSRIMVLEVMGRHAGWVALYTGIAAAADWILLPEEEPAIEKMVEHLKKVHARKGVALVVASEGTELPQYKNQKEEKDEFGHMLLKERGVGEDLAKLIEEKTKIETRSAVIGHIQRGGSPTLFDRILGLRVGAAASDLIAKGDFGKMTALRGTEVVAVPLKEATGILKVVTPEWLKLAEVFWK
- the fbaB gene encoding Fructose-bisphosphate aldolase class 1: MSLDIEAHLGQESKALLEHKCTTIPKETIHLPGPDYVDRIYALSDRPTPVLKSLQALFDNGRLKGTGYLSILPVDQGIEHSAGASFAPNPIYFDPENIVKLAIEGGANAVASTLGVLGALSRKYAHKIPFILKINHNEILSYPNTYDQTMYGSVRQAYDMGAVAIGATVYFGSAESRRQIWEVSQAFQKAHSLGLGTILWCYTRNNAFKTKEKDYHVSADLTGQANHLGVTIEADIIKQKLPENNGGYTALNFGKTHKKVYSELSSDNPIDLTRYQIANCYMGRAGLINSGGASGDNDFAEAVKTAVINKRAGGMGLISGRKAFQRPMKEGVKLLNMIQDVYLSPKVTIA
- the accA gene encoding Acetyl-coenzyme A carboxylase carboxyl transferase subunit alpha; translated protein: MGPLMEIEKPESTASLTAWQRVQIARHPKRPYFGDYVARIFDDFMELHGDRAFSDDAALMGGLALLDGVPVVVIGHKKGRSLQESLEQNFGMPHPEGYRKALRLMKLAEQFKLPVLAFVDTSGAYPGIGAEERGQAEAIARNLREMALLRVPIVVTVIGEGGSGGALAIAVGDTILMLENAWYSVISPEGCAAILFHDASKAELAAQSLKLTAEDLKKQNIIDEIVREPEGGAHNDPDKVAANLKESIVRSLKKLQGLSVEKLLENRFEKFRKIGAWHESKSASSRQNKKKKS
- the phoP_4 gene encoding Alkaline phosphatase synthesis transcriptional regulatory protein PhoP, which produces MADILLADDEEELLELVRFSLDAAGYNVTAVKNGKLALEESQKKRFDLIVLDVMMPIMDGYHAAAEINQDPNSPPILLLTSRDFDQDQAAIKGSGASAFLSKPFEVSELLETVRGLLNAK
- the dnaE gene encoding DNA polymerase III subunit alpha codes for the protein MTIKPAPFVHLHNHSEYSLLDGAASLTNDKGKPSEFIQTMAKMGYTALALTDHGNLFGAIEFYKVCKEVGIKPIIGMEGYLAPASRFDKEQRMGEAAYHITLLAYTREGYENLMKLSSSAYLEGFHYKPRVDKELLRKHAKGIMGFSGCLKGEIPIALRSGNFEAAKALVEEYKGIFGPAHFYLEVMDHGLEMQKEVLPKLVELGKVTGTPLVATNDCHYFRREDHAAHDVVLCIGTGKKLTDEKRMKYGAPEFYYKPPEDMLKRFKDLPESIQSTLQIADQCDLKIDFDQLLLPRYEVPVGDTPESYLKRLCLEGLSKRKGHVSDTYRQRLEMELGVINKMGFAPYFLIVWDFIHFARQNGIPVGPGRGSGAGSLVAYGLSITSIDPIENGLLFERFLNPDRRTMPDLDIDFSDDGRDQVIQYVRKKYGENCVAQIITFGSMLARGVVRDVGRVLDMPLPEVDKISGLIPKELGITIDAAMQSVPELRQLYKTNPEVTRLLDLARKLEGLKRHTGVHAAGTVISPTDITAFTPLSKNNKDIVTTQFDGETLGKLGLLKVDFLGLRTLTVIRDAVTLIRKRHNPSFDVENIPLDDKATFGLLCRADVSGVFQLESSGMRDLLRKLKPGNLADITALISLYRPGPMGSGMLDEFVARKNDPTKIKFDHPLIKPILEETYGIMVYQEQVMRISQALAGFTPGEADGLRKAMGKKIKEELEKQRSKFVDGCAKNEIKEKLANDIFDLMVHFGGYGFNKSHASAYGLISYQTAYLKANFTVEYMAALCTNEIGRSTMASKEEESKLVGYLNDCKDMGIEVLPPNVQISEATFTVESSVGAPKSQIRFGLVAIKNAGTGAVESIVKARNENPFESLQDLCSRIDSRLANKRVVESLIKAGAMDGFSPLPPRLARPRLLEQVDAALAASAKLKEDTDFAQGSLFGASEIKSLTKVAPLQTNSTAEWTEEVLLAGEKEVLGLYLSGHPLTRYRNEMASYTTSTIGRLPESGTVRVAGHVLSVRRMTTKKGNLMARFVLEDLESEIEVMIFPKGLTPEVNAILTPGNMLVVKGQVENREKGDSAGGKQLLAEEVLTFLAARERFVRLLNITIKNGTEDESIFNALKELFGRYPGLCRVNLILPSEEGDVLIETHAGIKPNNLFIADLEKLLGADCWSFGKKVGSAPGLDKRMARPSKLELSPVGS
- the pth gene encoding Peptidyl-tRNA hydrolase; amino-acid sequence: MAALSLDCFMNESGGPLKKLMMADHMKPDEIVVVVDDFMIPFGTLRLRPGGSSGGHNGLKSIIESLGTDQFPRLRIGVGPVPPGEDPADYVLKKFSREEQIQLSKLFSHAKDGLDLMVSQGVEKAMNATNKSYL
- the rplY gene encoding 50S ribosomal protein L25 codes for the protein MQRIELEVKPRDLGDKNTKKNLTQLRQEGWIPGSLYGNGKPVEIAIDAKTFGKAIHTKAGTNALFNVKFGTETSLSVIKEVQRHVLKHNPIHVDFQRINTKEKLSLNIPTHVVGEAPGVKNSGGILEHITREVRVRCLPEDIPVSIDIDVSKLELGHGIKVKDLPSLKGVEYLTNADIIVVNIVAQKVEEEKAATTEAAAAGAQPEVIAKGKKEEEGAAAPAAGGAAAKPAAAPAAKAAPASKEEKKK